A stretch of the Notamacropus eugenii isolate mMacEug1 chromosome 2, mMacEug1.pri_v2, whole genome shotgun sequence genome encodes the following:
- the POLR2A gene encoding DNA-directed RNA polymerase II subunit RPB1: MHGGGPPSGDSACPLRTIKRVQFGVLSPDELKRMSVTEGGIKYPETTEGGRPKLGGLMDPRQGVIERTGRCQTCAGNMTECPGHFGHIELAKPVFHVGFLVKTMKVLRCVCFFCSKLLVDSNNPKIKDILGKSKGQPKKRLTHVYDLCKGKNICEGGEEMDNKFGVEQPEGDEDLTKEKGHGGCGRYQPRIRRTGLELYAEWKHVNEDSQEKKILLSPERVHEIFKRISDEECFVLGMEPRYARPEWMIVTVLPVPPLSVRPAVVMQGSARNQDDLTHKLADIVKINNQLRRNEQNGAAAHVIAEDVKLLQFHVATMVDNELPGLPRAMQKSGRPLKSLKQRLKGKEGRVRGNLMGKRVDFSARTVITPDPNLSIDQVGVPRSIAANMTFAEIVTPFNIDRLQELVRRGNSQYPGAKYIIRDNGDRIDLRFHPKPSDLHLQTGYKVERHMCDGDIVIFNRQPTLHKMSMMGHRVRILPWSTFRLNLSVTTPYNADFDGDEMNLHLPQSLETRAEIQELAMVPRMIVTPQSNRPVMGIVQDTLTAVRKFTKRDVFLERGEVMNLLMFLSTWDGKVPQPAILKPRPLWTGKQIFSLIVPGHINCIRTHSTHPDDEDSGPYKHISPGDTKVVVENGELIMGILCKKSLGTSAGSLVHISYLEMGHDTTRLFYSNIQTVINNWLLIEGHTIGIGDSIADAKTYQDIQNTIKKAKQDVIEVIEKAHNNELEPTPGNTLRQTFENQVNRILNDARDKTGSSAQKSLSEYNNFKSMVVSGAKGSKINISQVIAVVGQQNVEGKRIPFGFKHRTLPHFIKDDYGPESRGFVENSYLAGLTPTEFFFHAMGGREGLIDTAVKTAETGYIQRRLIKSMESVMVKYDATVRNSINQVVQLRYGEDGLAGESVEFQNLATLKPSNKAFEKKFRFDYTNERALRRTLQEELVKDVLSNAHIQNELEREFERMREDREVLRVIFPTGDSKVVLPCNLLRMIWNAQKIFHINPRLPSDLHPIKVVDGVKELSKKLVIVNGEDPLSRQAQENATLLFNIHLRSTLCSRRMAEEFRLSGEAFDWLLGEIESKFNQAIAHPGEMVGALAAQSLGEPATQMTLNTFHYAGVSAKNVTLGVPRLKELINISKKPKTPSLTVFLLGQSARDAERAKDILCRLEHTTLRKVTANTAIYYDPNPQSTVVAEDQEWVNVYYEMPDFDVARISPWLLRVELDRKHMTDRKLTMEQIAEKINAGFGDDLNCIFNDDNAEKLVLRIRIMNSDENKMQEEEEVVDKMDDDVFLRCIESNMLTDMTLQGIEQISKVYMHLPQTDNKKKIIITEDGEFKALQEWILETDGVSLMRVLSEKDVDPVRTTSNDIVEIFTVLGIEAVRKALERELYHVISFDGSYVNYRHLALLCDTMTCRGHLMAITRHGVNRQDTGPLMKCSFEETVDVLMEAAAHGESDPMKGVSENIMLGQLAPAGTGCFDLLLDAEKCKYGMEIPTNIPGLGAAGPTGMFFGSAPSPMGGMSPAMTPWNQGATPAYGAWSPSVGSGMTPGAAGFSPSAASDASGFSPGYSPAWSPTPGSPGSPGPSSPYIPSPGGAMSPSYSPTSPAYEPRSPGGYTPQSPSYSPTSPSYSPTSPSYSPTSPNYSPTSPSYSPTSPSYSPTSPSYSPTSPSYSPTSPSYSPTSPSYSPTSPSYSPTSPSYSPTSPSYSPTSPSYSPTSPSYSPTSPSYSPTSPSYSPTSPSYSPTSPSYSPTSPNYSPTSPNYTPTSPSYSPTSPSYSPTSPNYTPTSPNYSPTSPSYSPTSPSYSPTSPSYSPSSPRYTPQSPTYTPSSPSYSPSSPSYSPTSPKYTPTSPSYSPSSPEYTPTSPKYSPTSPKYSPTSPKYSPTSPTYSPTTPKYSPTSPTYSPTSPVYTPTSPKYSPTSPTYSPTSPKYSPTSPTYSPTSPKGSTYSPTSPGYSPTSPTYSLTSPAISPDDSDEEN, from the exons aAACGGATGTCTGTGACAGAAGGTGGCATCAAGTACCCTGAGACAACGGAGGGAGGGCGCCCCAAGCTTGGGGGACTGATGGATCCCAGGCAAGGAGTGATTGAGCGGACAGGACGCTGTCAGACGTGTGCAG GGAACATGACAGAATGTCCTGGCCACTTCGGGCACATTGAACTGGCTAAGCCTGTGTTCCATGTGGGTTTCTTGGTGAAGACAATGAAAGTTCTGCGCTGTGTTTGCTTCTTCTGTTCCAAGTTGCTTGTGGACTCA AATAATCCAAAAATCAAAGATATACTGGGCAAGTCAAAAGGACAACCAAAGAAACGACTCACCCATGTCTATGACCTCTGCAAAGGCAAGAATATCTGCGAGGGAGGTGAGGAAATGGACAATAAGTTTGGAGTAGAGCAACCTGAAGGTGATGAGGATCTTACCAAAGAGAAG GGCCATGGTGGGTGTGGGCGATACCAACCTCGCATTCGGCGCACAGGATTGGAGCTCTATGCAGAGTGGAAGCATGTCAACGAGGACtcacaggaaaagaaaatcctgCTAAGTCCTGAGCGTGTACATGAGATTTTCAAGCGCATCTCAGATGAGGAGTGTTTCGTGTTGGGCATGGAGCCACGCTATGCTCGTCCCGAGTGGATGATTGTCACTGTTCTCCCTGTTCCCCCTCTCTCTGTGCGGCCTGCTGTTGTTATGCAAGGCTCTGCTCGTAACCAG GATGACCTGACACACAAGTTGGCTGACATTGTGAAGATCAACAATCAGCTGCGGCGGAATGAGCAGAATGGAGCAGCTGCTCATGTGATTGCTGAGGATGTGAAGTTGCTGCAGTTCCATGTGGCCACCATGGTGGACAATGAGCTGCCTGGCCTGCCCAGG GCAATGCAGAAGTCAGGCAGGCCCCTCAAGTCCCTGAAGCAGCGgttgaagggaaaagaagggcGAGTTCGTGGTAATCTGATGGGCAAGCGGGTGGACTTTTCAGCCCGCACAGTCATCACACCTGATCCTAACCTCTCCATCGACCAAGTAGGCGTGCCTCGTTCTATTGCTGCCAACATGACCTTTGCAGAAATCGTCACACCCTTCAACATTGACAG GCTTCAAGAGCTGGTACGGAGGGGGAACAGCCAGTACCCTGGAGCCAAGTATATCATCCGAGATAATGGTGACCGAATTGATCTACGCTTCCACCCCAAGCCTAGTGATCTCCACCTACAAACTGGCTATAAG GTAGAGCGTCATATGTGTGATGGGGACATTGTCATCTTCAACCGGCAGCCAACACTGCACAAGATGTCCATGATGGGTCATAGGGTCCGCATCTTGCCTTGGTCCACGTTTCGCCTGAATCTCAG TGTGACAACACCCTACAATGCAGACTTTGATGGGGATGAGATGAACCTACACTTGCCACAGTCTCTAGAGACTAGAGCAGAGATCCAGGAACTGGCCATGGTGCCCCGAATGATTGTTACACCTCAGAGCAACCGCCCTGTCATGGGCATTGTGCAAGATACACTTACAGCAGTGCGAAAGTTCACCAAGAGAGATGTCTTCCTAGAGAGG GGTGAAGTGATGAACTTATTGATGTTCCTTTCAACATGGGATGGAAAAGTACCCCAACCAGCCATATTGAAACCCCGACCTTTGTGGACAGGAAAACAGATCTTCTCCCTTATTGTGCCGGGGCACATCAACTGTATCCGAACCCACAGCACTCATCCTGATGATGAAGACAGTGGCCCTTACAAGCATATCTCTCCTGGGGACACTAAA GTGGTAGTGGAGAATGGGGAGCTGATCATGGGAATTCTGTGCAAGAAGTCTCTGGGCACATCAGCTGGATCACTTGTCCACATCTCATACCTAGAGATGGGCCACGACACTACCCGTCTCTTTTACTCTAACATTCAGACAGTCATCAACAACTGGCTTCTCATAGAAG GTCATACCATTGGCATTGGAGACTCCATTGCTGATGCCAAGACCTACCAGGATATTCAGAACACCATCAAGAAAGCCAAGCAAGATGTAATAGAG GTGATCGAGAAGGCACATAACAACGAACTGGAACCAACACCAGGAAACACTCTTCGGCAGACATTTGAAAATCAGGTGAACCGAATCCTTAATGATGCAAGAGACAAGACTGGCTCCTCAGCCCAGAAGTCCCTGTCTGAATACAACAATTTCAAGTCCATGGTCGTATCAGGAGCAAAGGGTTCTAAAATCAACatttcccag GTTATTGCAGTAGTGGGACAGCAGAATGTTGAAGGCAAGCGGATTCCCTTTGGCTTCAAACACAGGACCCTTCCCCACTTCATCAAAGATGATTATGGTCCTGAGAGCCGAGGCTTTGTGGAGAACTCCTACTTGGCTGGTCTCACACCCACCGAGTTCTTCTTCCATGCCATGGGTGGGCGTGAAGGGCTTATTGACACTGCTGTCAAGACAGCTGAAACTG GCTATATCCAGAGACGTCTGATCAAATCAATGGAGTCTGTGATGGTGAAATATGATGCAACTGTGCGCAACTCAATCAACCAGGTGGTACAGCTACGTTATGGTGAAGATGGACTGGCTGGTGAAAGTGTTGAGTTTCAGAACTTGGCAACCCTCAAGCCTTCCAATAAGGCCTTTGAGAAAAA GTTCCGTTTTGACTACACTAATGAGCGAGCGCTGCGGCGTACACTGCAGGAGGAATTAGTGAAGGATGTGCTGAGTAATGCCCACATCCAGAATGAGTTGGAGCGTGAATTTGAGCGAATGCGTGAGGACAGGGAGGTGCTTAGAGTCATCTTCCCTACTGGAGACAGCAAG GTGGTTCTTCCCTGTAACTTACTGCGTATGATTTGGAATGCCCAGAAAATCTTCCATATCAACCCCCGCCTTCCCTCAGACCTGCACCCCATCAAGGTTGTTGATG GTGTGAAGGAATTGAGTAAGAAATTGGTGATTGTCAATGGAGAAGACCCTCTGAGCCGTCAGGCACAGGAAAATGCCACATTGCTCTTCAATATTCACTTGCGCTCCACACTGTGCTCGAGACGCATGGCAGAGGAGTTCAGACTAAGTGGGGAAGCCTTTGACTGGTTATTAGGGGAGATTGAGTCCAAATTCAACCAGGCTATT GCCCATCCTGGGGAGATGGTAGGAGCTCTGGCAGCCCAGTCCCTGGGGGAGCCAGCCACCCAGATGACCTTGAACACTTTTCACTATGCTGGTGTGTCTGCCAAGAATGTGACACTGGGTGTGCCTCGACTAAAGGAACTTATCAACATTTCTAAGAAGCCCAAGACACCCTCACTTACTGTGTTCTTGTTGGGTCAATCTGCTCGTGATGCTGAGAGAGCCAAG GATATCTTGTGCCGGCTGGAACACACAACTCTGAGGAAGGTGACAGCTAACACTGCCATCTACTACGACCCTAATCCCCAGAGCACAGTAGTAGCAGAGGATCAGGAATGGGTCAATGTCTACTATGAGATGCCTGACTTTGATGTTGCCAGAATTTCACCCTGGCTGCTGCGAGTAGAGCTGGACCGTAAGCACATGACAGATCGAAAGCTGACTATGGAGCAGATTGCTGAGAAAATAAATGCAG GTTTTGGTGATGACTTAAACTGCATCTTCAATGACGACAATGCAGAGAAGCTGGTACTCAGAATTCGGATCATGAACAGTGATGAGAACAAGATGCAAGAG GAAGAGGAAGTGGTGGATAAGATGGATGATGACGTCTTTCTGCGTTGCATTGAGTCCAACATGCTGACAGATATGACATTGCAGGGCATCGAGCAGATCAGCAAG GTGTACATGCACTTGCCTCAGACAGACAATAAGAAGAAGATCATCATCACAGAAGATGGAGAGTTCAAGGCGTTGCAGGAGTGGATTCTAGAAACAGATGGAGTGAGCCTGATGCGTGTATTGAGTGAGAAGGACGTGGACCCTGTGCGCACAACATCGAATGATATTGTGGAGATCTTCACG GTGCTGGGGATTGAGGCTGTGAGGAAGGCATTAGAGCGGGAGCTGTATCATGTGATCTCTTTTGATGGGTCATATGTCAACTACCGCCATTTGGCCCTACTTTGTGACACCATGACCTGCCGTGGGCACTTGATGGCCATCACTAGGCATGGCGTCAACCGACAAGATACGGGACCCCTCATGAAGTGTTCCTTTGAAGAGACG GTGGATGTGCTGATGGAGGCTGCAGCCCATGGAGAGAGTGACCCCATGAAAGGTGTATCTGAGAACATCATGCTTGGTCAGCTGGCCCCTGCTGGCACAGGCTGCTTTGACCTCTTACTGGATGCTGAGAAATGCAAGTATGGCATGGAGATCCCCACTAACATTCCTGGCCTGGGAGCAGCTGGAC CTACTGGCATGTTCTTTGGCTCAGCCCCCAGTCCCATGGGCGGCATGTCTCCTGCCATGACTCCCTGGAACCAGGGGGCCACCCCTGCTTATGGAGCCTGGTCCCCTAGTGTTG GGAGTGGGATGACTCCTGGAGCTGCTGGCTTCTCCCCTAGTGCTGCCTCAGATGCTAGTGGCTTTAGCCCTGGCTATTCTCCAGCCTGGTCCCCTACACCTGGCTCCCCAGGATCTCCAGGCCCTTCAAGCCCTTATATCCCTTCACCAG GTGGAGCCATGTCTCCCAGCTATTCACCAACATCCCCAGCCTATGAGCCCCGGTCCCCAGGGGGTTATACTCCTCAGAGTCCTTcctactctcccacatctcccaGCTACTCCCCCACATCTCCCAGCTACTCCCCAACCAGCCCCAACTATAGCCCCACATCTCCCAgctactctcccacatctcccaGCTACTCTCCGACCTCTCCTAgctactctcccacatctcccaGCTATTCCCCCACCTCTCCCAGCTACTCCCCCACCTCTCCCAGCTACTCCCCCACCTCTCCCAGCTATTCCCCCACCTCTCCCAGCTATTCTCCCACCTCTCCCAGCTACTCACCCACTTCTCCCAGCTACTCCCCCACCTCTCCCAGCTATTCTCCCACTTCTCCCAGCTACTCACCTACTTCTCCTAGCTATTCTCCTACCTCTCCCAGCTATTCCCCCACCTCTCCCAGCTATTCGCCTACTTCCCCTAACTACTCACCTACCAGCCCGAACTATACCCCAACATCACCCAGCTATAGTCCAACTTCCCCTAGCTACTCACCCACGAGCCCGAACTATACCCCTACAAGTCCTAACTACAGTCCTACCTCCCCCAGTTACTCTCCAACTTCTCCCAGCTACTCCCCAACTTCCCCTAGCTATTCTCCTTCCAGCCCACGATATACACCACAGTCCCCAACCTATACTCCAAGTTCCCCTAGTTACAGCCCCAGCTCACCTAGCTATAGCCCCACTTCACCTAAATATACTCCAACGAGTCCTTCCTATAGCCCCAGTTCACCAGAGTATACACCAACCTCCCCCAAGTACTCGCCTACCAGTCCCAAGTATTCGCCCACCAGCCCCAAGTACTCACCCACCAGCCCTACTTACTCACCTACCACCCCAAAATATTCACCTACATCTCCCACCTACTCGCCAACTTCACCGGTCTATACTCCAACCTCCCCCAAGTACTCCCCTACCTCCCCCACCTATTCGCCTACCTCCCCCAAGTATTCACCAACTAGTCCAACTTATTCACCCACCTCTCCTAAGGGTTCTACCTACTCTCCCACCTCACCTGGCTACTCCCCAACAAGTCCCACCTACAGCCTCACCAGTCCAGCCATCAGCCCAGATGACAgtgatgaggaaaactga